The Paraburkholderia agricolaris genome includes the window CACCTGGAAGTGGCGCAGCGCGAAGGCGATCATGAAGCCGGAGAACATCGCGGATAAGCGCGACATCGAGTAAACAAAACCGACGGCGCGCGCCCGCAAGCGGGTGGGGAACAGTTCGGTCTGGTACGCGTGATAGCCGACCGACAGCAAGGTGCCGCACAGCGTGATCAGCACACCTAGCGTCATCAGCATGGCAGGCGAGGTTTGCGTCGCGAACAGGCTGCCGAACACGGCGATGCCGAGTGCCGATAACACGATCAGGGTCTTACGTTCGATGCGATCCGCGATCGCCATGCCGATTAGCGGTCCGAACGGATTGGAGATCGCAATGACGAACGAATACAGCAGGCTGTGCGTAATCGTCACGCCCTTGGAAACCAGCAGCGTCGGCACCCATGATGCGAAGCCGTAGAAGCCGATCGCCTGGAACAGGTTGAAGACGAGCATCGTGATCGCGCGCTTGCGATACGGCGGCTGCCAGATTTCGCGGAAAGCGGCCTTGGTGGTAGCCGGCTCGACAGCCGGCACCGGTGCGGGCAAGGGCTTGCCGTATTGCCGGGCGACTTTTGCTTCGATCGCTTGCAGGACCTGTTCGGCTTCGGCGGCGCGGCCTTGCTGTGCGAGCCAACGCGGGCTTTCCGGCACGCGCCGGCGGATGGCCCACACGATTACCGCGCCGAGTGCGCCGATGATCACGACCCAGCGCCAGCCGTCCACGCCGAACGGCGTTTGTGGCACCAGCCACCAGGCGAGCAAGGCGACCGACGGCACGGCGGTGTACTGCACCAGATGAACGAACGCGAAGGCCCGGCCGCGCAGGTGTTTCGGCACGAGTTCGCTGACATAGGTGTCGATCGTCACCAGCTCGACGCCCACGCCGATGCCCGCGATCAGGCGCCACAGATTGATGGCCGGCGCGGTGGTTTGCAGGGCCATGATCAGCGTGGCCGCGGAATACCACAGTAGCGACACGGTAAACACGGTTCGACGGCCATAGCGATCCGCCAGACCCGCGAGAAAGAAGGTGCCGATGAAGAGTCCGGCGAATGACGCCGCCACGAAGGCGCCCAGCCCGGATACCCCGAAGAACGATGCGGTCGTGGTTGCATAGAGGCCGCTTTTGACGAGGCCGGGGCCCACATAAGCGGTGAAAAACAGGTCGTAGAACTCGAACCAGCCGCCGATCGACAGCAGGAACACCAGCATCCATATCGTGCGCGTGGCGGGCAGGCGGTCGATGCGCGCGTTGACGCCGGGCGTGAGCGCCTGCGCGCCGGTGCTTGAAGCGGGCGACGCGCCAGGTGCGTCGAGCGGCAGGCTTGCCATGGAATCCTCCTTCGGAGTCTCTTGCCTACGTAGTTCTGTCTAACAGAACGACGTTCTATTTAATGAATGTGCCGAGATTAATCTGTGTGGCGGTTGGCAGGAATTCGGGGTTTTACCTAGCCGTCAGGCCGCGATCCGCTCGAGCATCGCGTGAAGGGTGTCGAATGAAAGCGGCTTGCGCGCGTATTCGATGGTGGGATTCGGCATGATCCCTGTCCAGTGGACGTATACAATTCGGCAGCGCCTGATTTTCGCCTCCTGATTTCGCCTAATACTCACCTGATCTCACTCATGCCGAATCCGACCCGGGCCTTTCTTCTCGGCCCGCTCCTGAAAGGCGTTTCACGCTCCTTCTACCTCACCCTGCGCGTGCTGCCCGCCGGGATGCGCGATCCGATTGGCCTCGCGTACCTGCTGGCGCGTGCGGCCGACACCATCGCGGACACGTCGCTGATCTCGCCCGAGCAACGCCTGGCGTTGCTGCTGTCGCTGCGCGGCCAGATCAACGGCGCGACGGACGACGGCGCGCTGTTCCAGCGTATGGCAACAGAGGTAGCGGGGCAGCAGGTCCAGTCCGATGAAAAGGTCTTGCTGGAATCGCTTGGACCCGCGCTCGAGGTGCTCTCGCAACTGAGCGAGTCGGACCGCAAGGCCGTACGCGAAATCGTCTCGACGCTGACCGAGGGTATGGAGTTCGACCTTCGCGCGTTTCCCGACGAACGTTCCGGTCAGATCGCCGCGCTGCGCGAATACGCGGAACTTGACCGCTATACCTATCTGGTGGCGGGCTGCGTCGGCGAATTCTGGACCACGATGACTTACGCACACATGCCCGGTACGCTGAAAGAGCGGCCCGAGACCATGGCGCGCCGCGGCGTGCGTTTCGGCAAAGCGCTGCAGATGACCAACGTGTTGCGCGATTGCGGCAAGGACTTGCGAATCGGCCGCTGCTACCTGCCGCAGACGATGCTCGATCAATACGGCCTCAGCGTGCAAGATCTGCTGCTGCCGGCGAATTCCGCTCGCGCGAGACCTCTGATGGTCGAACTCGTGCGCGGTGCGCTGGATCATTTCCGCGAGGCGCTCGACTACACGCTGGCGATTCCCGCGTGGTCGGTGCGTTTGCGTCTCGCCTGTTTGTGGCCGATCCTGATCGGCCTGGACACGCTGTTGTTGCTGGTGGATAACGCGGCCTGGCTCGACCCGGCCAAAGTCTCCAAAGTCCGGCGCAATCAGGTGTATGGAATCATCGCATCCTCACTGCTGCTGGTGCCTTCGAATGGACTGGTGCGCGCGTCCGTTGAAAAACGCATCAAGCAGATCGAAGCTCGATTCTGAGTATCGGGTCCGTTCTATAGATGGTTAGTTATCCGTTTTAATTTGGAAGAGAATTGGACAAAAGACGCGTAACACATGCCGCGTCTGAAAACCTTACAAATTAACGGCACTGTCATAGTTGGTAATTAAAGTGTTGTTCGGAATCAGGCCCGCGAAACTCGCACGTTATGCGAATCGCCGGTCTTATCAATTCGCTCACGCGATATCAAATAATCCGAACAGCTTCAGGTTATCAACTCGCCATGCAAACCCGACGGACCTTCCTTGCCTCCGCATCCAGAACGGCGACGCTGCCCGTTCTCGCATCCGCGCTTGGCGCATGCGGTGGCAATAATCTTTCCATCAGCACGCCCATTTCCGACGCCGAACTTCAGGCGCAGATGATCGGCAAGCTCAACGCACAACTCAACGACACCACGACGGGTAATACCATCGAGCCGTATTTGATGGACGTGGGTTTTACGTGGGACCTTCCGCTGATTCCCGCCGCACAGGTCAACACGATCGTTGCCTATAGCTTCGGCAACCGGCCGAACGCGGCGAGTGGCAACACGTCGAGCAACGGCACCAATCAGGCGGCACTCCCTGATCCCGGGCCGATCAATGAAGAACTCGCAGATGCCGTGCATCAGATCTATCAATTGAAGCCCGTGACGGTCTTCGCGCAGTGGGAAATCGCGCGCTTTCTCGCGTCCAAGTATCAGATGAACAGCACGAACCTGCATTCCATCGAACCTGTCATTGCCAGCGACGGCTCGATCACTTACCTCAGCACCGACGGCGTGGCAGCCGCCATCGTGGCGCTTGAAGGCGGTGCCGCGGCCATGGGGAATGTGGCTGTGGTCGGTCATCGCGACCATGCGAAGCGTTGCATTCAGACCTCCGTGGGTCGTGGCATGAAAGCGTACGCAGCGAAGGAAGTGACGCTGCCCGTCAATTACGATCCGTTGTCGGGGCAGCCGTGGACTCGCAATCGCGGACTCTATCTGGTGCATGACATGTATGCACAGTTGGCCGTCAAAGCTCAAACCTTGATCGCCCAGGCCTATCCGCAAGGCTAAAAGGCGCAACGTCATCACAGAACAGCAAGGCAACTCATGTCATCTCGCCGTCAATTTCTGATCTCGGCATCGGCCGCCGCACTGCCGGTCGTGGCCGCTACGCTTGCCACGAGCAGCAACGCTCAGGCATCCGCCGCAGTCGTTTCCGATGCTGAACTTCAACGTCAAATGCTCGGCAAGCTCAACGTCGAGTTGAACGACGCAGCGATCGCGAACACTGAAATGCCCTATCTGCAGGACATCTTCTTTAACTGGAATATGCCGTCGATTCCCGCTGCCCAGATCGGTGCAATCGTTGCGTACAGCTTTGGTGACCGGCCCGCTGCCGCAAGCGGCGCGAGTTCCGCCAGTGGGAGCAGTCAGGCGCAATTGCCGCAGCCCGGTCCGATCAACGAAGAGATCGCGGATGCCGTGCACCAGTTGTATCAGTTGAAACCGGTGATGGTGTATGCGCAATGGGAAGTGGCCAGCGTGCTCGCGTCGAAGTACCAGATGAACGGCTCGAATCTTCAATCGGTCAAGCCGCCCACTGTCGCGAGCAATGGCGCGATCAGCTATCCGGCGCTCGACGACGTAGCGGCTGCGATCATTGCGCTCCAGCCGGCTGCGGCGCTCGGCACGGTGGCGGTGGTCACGCACCGCGATCAGGCGAAGCGCGCGATTCAGACCTCGCGTGCACGCGGCATGAACGCTTACGCGGCTCAGGGTGTGTCATTGCCGATCGACTACGATGCACAGGCATCACAACCGGCGAATCGCCGCCGCGATCTCTATCTGTTGAACGACATGACGAACCAGTTCGCTACATTGCGAGCGAATCTGATTGCCCAGCAATATCCTAACGGATAGCGCCGCATAGCGGCTTCACGCGAAAATCCGCGTCACTTAATCTGCATCATTGAATCGCTGCCAATCGGGAAACCCCTAGCATCCTGAGTCGATGGTTCGCGTTAGTCTCTTCAAAAGAGGAGACGATCCATGAGACAAGCGTTCAATATTGCTGTGGTGTTGTTGCTTGGCTATCTGATGGCGGATAGGGCGCTGATGCGCGCGCAAGCCGGTGAAATGGGGACAATAACGTGCCACCAGGGCGCGGAACTGGTTAAGGCGAATGCATTGAAGAAGGGCTTCGGTAACGTCGGGGCCAGCAGCCAGGGTGAAAATTTCCTGTCGAGCTGTCTCGTCACGGGGCGTGGCGAAGTAGACGGTCTGATCGCCCGCGAATAACGCCGGTAGTCAGGTACTGCTACGGCGTCGCAATCCATGCGGAAATAGAAAAAGCGCCCAGACCACGGAGGTCCAGGCGAAGTCATCGGGAGCCCGATGACGGAGGTATCGAATACAGAACTGGCCCGCGACCGGGGATGCCCGGTCGCGGGCCAGTTCATTTGAATCAGTGCGCGCGGCTGTTTTGCGCGCCTGGCAGCCGAGAGGGCAAGCAGCAAAGCCTCTGTGGCGGGTTCCGCCGGACTGCCTGGTTACCGGCTCGGGTATCGGCTTAGTTGCCGAAGTAGATCGACTTCGGACCGTTTGCCGGAACCGCATGACCGGACTGCGACGAGCCGCTCACCACACCGCCGAAACTGCTTTGCGCGGCTTGTGCGGTACCGTTCTGCGTGGCGACACGGGCTTGTGCAGCCTGAATGTCAGCCGGGTAGTACGGGTCGGCACGGCCCGGCTGGTAGCCGGCCTTTTCGAGTTGAATCAGTTCTGCACGCACCTGGGCGCGGGTCACGGGCTGGTTGGACTGCGCAAACGAGGCGACAGGAGCGGCCAGCACAGCGGCGATAACAACAGCTTGAATGAGCGATTTCATGATGAACTACCTCCAGTTCGGTCTTTATCTTGCTACGAGCGGTGTTGTTCGTAGTCAGTGATTGCATTGTAGTTTTGCGATCTGGCCGGAGTAATAGTCAATTCAGGTAAGGTTTGTTGCGAAATTTGATATAAAAAGGGGCGCCAATGGCGCCCCTTTTTTCATGCAGCCTGACGGTCAACTCAAACCGCTGCGGGCCGCCACTTCAACAGCCGGTGTTCGAGTGCCGTCAACAGATAGTCCGCAGCCAGTGCGACCACGGCCAGCACGATCATTGCCGCGAACACGCCGCTTGCGTTGAACGCGCCTTGTGCTGTGGAGATCAGCAGGCCGATGCCTTGCTTCGAGCCGAGGAACTCGCCGACCACCGCACCGACCAGCGCAAAACCGAAGCTCACATGCAAGCTGGCGAGAATCCAGCTCAGCGCCGACGGAATCACCACCGAGGTCGTCACCTGACGGCGTGATGCACCCAGAATCTGCGCATTCGCGATCATGTAGCGGTCTGCTTCGCGCACACCTTGAAACGCGTTGGCGAACACGACGAAGAACACCATCACCACCGCCAGCGCCACCTTCGAAGCCATGCCAAGACCGAGCGCAATCACGAACACTGAGCCGAGCACCACACGCGGAATCGAGTTGGCGATCTTGATGTAGAGGCTGAACACGTCGGAGAGCAGCTTGTTGCGGCCGAGCACGATGCCGCAGAACACACCCGCCACCGAACCGATAATGAAGCCGAGCCCGGTTTCTTCAAGCGTGACCCACACTTGCGTCAGGAGCGGACCTTGCGACGTGCCGTTCACGAACCAGTCGACGATCTGATCGAAAATCGCGCTGGGCATCGAGAAGAAGAACGGATCGATCCACTTCAGGCGCGCGGACAACTCCCACCCGCCGAGCACAACCACCAGCACGACAATGCGCAGCGTAATCACCAGCGCCTGGCGCTGCCGGATGCGTTTTTGCGCGACACGCTCGACCTGGGCGAGTGTCACGGGATCGATGCCCGAAGGCATCATATGTTGAGGGGTCGTAGACATGTTTGCCGTTCCTTGATTAACCGATCTGCACTTCTTCGCGCAGGTCATGCCAGATGTCGCGCGAGATTTCGATGAAACGCGGTTCGTAGCGAATCTCCGACGTGACGCGCGGACGCGGCAGATCGATTTCGTACACTTTCTTCAGCGTGGCCGGGCGGGCCGTCAGCACGAATACGCGGTCGGCAAGCGCAATCGCTTCTTCCAGATCGTGCGTGACGAACACCACCGAACCGGCGCCGCCCCACAGTTGCAGCAGTTCGTCCTGCATCAGCGTGCGCGTCTGCATGTCGAGCGCCGAGAAGGGCTCGTCCATCAGCAGGATTTCCGGCTTGTTGATGAAGGTTTGCGCGAGCGCCACGCGCTTTCTCATGCCGCCCGACAGTTGATGCGGATAGTGCTTGCCGAACTTGTCGAGGCCCACGCGGCGCAGCCATTCGTTGGCTTCGTCGTACGCGGCGGATTTCGAGCGGCCGCGATACAGCGGGCCGGCCGCCACGTTGTCGAGCACCGAGCGCCACGGGAACACGGCGTCCGCCTGAAACACGAAACCGATGCGCGGATCGATACCGTCCACCGGCGCGCCCATCACCCGTACTTCGCCGGTGGTCGGCTTCAGCAAGCCGGTGATCATGCTGAGTGTGGTCGACTTGCCGCAACCCGTCGGCCCGACCACCGCGACGAATTCGCCGCGC containing:
- a CDS encoding ABC transporter permease, whose amino-acid sequence is MSTTPQHMMPSGIDPVTLAQVERVAQKRIRQRQALVITLRIVVLVVVLGGWELSARLKWIDPFFFSMPSAIFDQIVDWFVNGTSQGPLLTQVWVTLEETGLGFIIGSVAGVFCGIVLGRNKLLSDVFSLYIKIANSIPRVVLGSVFVIALGLGMASKVALAVVMVFFVVFANAFQGVREADRYMIANAQILGASRRQVTTSVVIPSALSWILASLHVSFGFALVGAVVGEFLGSKQGIGLLISTAQGAFNASGVFAAMIVLAVVALAADYLLTALEHRLLKWRPAAV
- a CDS encoding MFS transporter; amino-acid sequence: MASLPLDAPGASPASSTGAQALTPGVNARIDRLPATRTIWMLVFLLSIGGWFEFYDLFFTAYVGPGLVKSGLYATTTASFFGVSGLGAFVAASFAGLFIGTFFLAGLADRYGRRTVFTVSLLWYSAATLIMALQTTAPAINLWRLIAGIGVGVELVTIDTYVSELVPKHLRGRAFAFVHLVQYTAVPSVALLAWWLVPQTPFGVDGWRWVVIIGALGAVIVWAIRRRVPESPRWLAQQGRAAEAEQVLQAIEAKVARQYGKPLPAPVPAVEPATTKAAFREIWQPPYRKRAITMLVFNLFQAIGFYGFASWVPTLLVSKGVTITHSLLYSFVIAISNPFGPLIGMAIADRIERKTLIVLSALGIAVFGSLFATQTSPAMLMTLGVLITLCGTLLSVGYHAYQTELFPTRLRARAVGFVYSMSRLSAMFSGFMIAFALRHFQVPGVFALITLSMVMVMGAIGLFGPRTNNRNLDEISH
- a CDS encoding DUF4148 domain-containing protein, with the translated sequence MKSLIQAVVIAAVLAAPVASFAQSNQPVTRAQVRAELIQLEKAGYQPGRADPYYPADIQAAQARVATQNGTAQAAQSSFGGVVSGSSQSGHAVPANGPKSIYFGN
- a CDS encoding phytoene/squalene synthase family protein, with protein sequence MPNPTRAFLLGPLLKGVSRSFYLTLRVLPAGMRDPIGLAYLLARAADTIADTSLISPEQRLALLLSLRGQINGATDDGALFQRMATEVAGQQVQSDEKVLLESLGPALEVLSQLSESDRKAVREIVSTLTEGMEFDLRAFPDERSGQIAALREYAELDRYTYLVAGCVGEFWTTMTYAHMPGTLKERPETMARRGVRFGKALQMTNVLRDCGKDLRIGRCYLPQTMLDQYGLSVQDLLLPANSARARPLMVELVRGALDHFREALDYTLAIPAWSVRLRLACLWPILIGLDTLLLLVDNAAWLDPAKVSKVRRNQVYGIIASSLLLVPSNGLVRASVEKRIKQIEARF
- a CDS encoding ABC transporter ATP-binding protein, which encodes MNQPMSRDTPAIEMRNVSCRFISPDGKATVALRDFSMSVARGEFVAVVGPTGCGKSTTLSMITGLLKPTTGEVRVMGAPVDGIDPRIGFVFQADAVFPWRSVLDNVAAGPLYRGRSKSAAYDEANEWLRRVGLDKFGKHYPHQLSGGMRKRVALAQTFINKPEILLMDEPFSALDMQTRTLMQDELLQLWGGAGSVVFVTHDLEEAIALADRVFVLTARPATLKKVYEIDLPRPRVTSEIRYEPRFIEISRDIWHDLREEVQIG